The following are encoded together in the Adhaeribacter arboris genome:
- a CDS encoding LLM class flavin-dependent oxidoreductase — translation MNTIQPRKLSDIPISVLDLVPVLAGKTPADSFHNSLNLAQQAERLGYKRYWMAEHHNMVGIASSATAVLIGYIAGGTSTIRVGSGGIMLPNHAPLVIAEQFGTLASLYPDRIDLGLGRAPGSDQLTAMALRRSLQGSVNDFPENVEELLTYFSIENSTSPVRAIPGEGLNIPIWILGSSTFGAQLAGILGLPYAFASHFAPTYLHAALQVYRESFRPSESLKEPYVMVAANAIVADTEDEAHLLATSLYASFLNVIRGKSQPLQPPVENLEDSWNDSEEYSVYHMLRYTFIGNPQQVKENLQAFLDSTQANELILSSPIYDHAARVRSYQLISEMQRTAETVKYESAI, via the coding sequence ATGAATACGATACAGCCTAGAAAGCTATCTGATATACCTATTTCCGTTTTGGATTTAGTACCCGTTTTAGCCGGAAAAACTCCCGCCGATTCTTTTCATAACAGCTTAAATTTAGCCCAACAAGCCGAACGCCTGGGTTATAAACGTTACTGGATGGCCGAACACCACAATATGGTAGGAATTGCCAGTTCTGCTACGGCCGTATTAATTGGTTATATTGCCGGCGGTACGTCTACTATCCGGGTAGGTTCTGGGGGAATTATGCTGCCTAATCACGCGCCCCTAGTCATTGCCGAGCAGTTTGGAACTTTGGCCTCGCTTTACCCCGACCGGATTGACCTGGGATTGGGCCGGGCTCCCGGTTCCGACCAATTAACGGCCATGGCGCTCCGGCGGAGCTTGCAAGGTTCAGTAAACGATTTTCCGGAAAACGTAGAAGAACTGCTGACTTATTTCTCGATTGAAAATTCTACTTCCCCGGTGCGCGCCATACCCGGCGAAGGATTGAATATACCCATCTGGATTTTAGGCTCGAGTACTTTCGGGGCCCAACTAGCGGGTATTTTAGGGTTACCTTATGCATTTGCCAGCCATTTTGCTCCTACCTATTTGCACGCCGCTTTACAAGTATACCGCGAAAGTTTCCGGCCTTCCGAATCGCTTAAAGAACCTTACGTAATGGTAGCCGCAAACGCCATAGTAGCCGATACCGAAGACGAAGCCCATCTCTTAGCTACCAGTTTGTACGCTTCGTTTTTAAACGTTATCCGGGGAAAATCGCAGCCCTTGCAGCCACCGGTAGAAAACCTGGAAGATTCCTGGAACGATTCGGAAGAATATTCCGTCTACCATATGCTTCGCTATACATTTATTGGCAATCCGCAGCAGGTAAAAGAAAATTTACAGGCTTTTTTGGATAGCACCCAAGCCAATGAGCTTATACTTTCCTCGCCTATTTACGACCACGCAGCCCGGGTTCGCTCGTACCAGTTAATCTCTGAAATGCAGCGTACCGCCGAAACGGTAAAGTATGAATCAGCCATATAA
- a CDS encoding response regulator, whose product MSRRLNVLLIDDDPTTNFLHKRTLNRTQLTRTIQVAETVQEALDLLQSPDWAEQEKPELIFLDLNLPGLTGWDFIDEYKKIESDNHNPPIIIILSASVNYDDEKKAKEIAEVAEFRRKPLTVEMLHEIIDHYFSA is encoded by the coding sequence ATGAGTAGAAGATTAAACGTTTTGTTAATTGATGATGATCCGACAACTAATTTTTTACATAAACGGACGCTGAATAGAACCCAATTAACCCGAACGATCCAGGTGGCCGAAACGGTACAAGAAGCTTTAGACCTTTTACAAAGCCCGGACTGGGCAGAACAGGAAAAACCAGAACTTATTTTTCTGGATTTGAATCTGCCCGGCCTGACTGGCTGGGACTTTATCGATGAGTATAAAAAAATAGAGTCCGATAATCATAATCCCCCCATCATTATTATCCTGTCCGCATCGGTAAATTACGACGACGAAAAAAAAGCAAAAGAAATTGCCGAAGTGGCTGAATTCCGGCGCAAACCTTTAACCGTAGAAATGCTTCATGAAATTATTGACCACTACTTTTCTGCCTAG
- a CDS encoding sensor histidine kinase, translated as MSYWRQYRQFTEKNLLGKNKPEIEDLAYWRDKVFTNAIVFFLPVSLVALIPGVWVSLKEGLLFLAFVDIVTVLSFVLIAFHTRLSLAFRKVLAMAMLYLLAVILLLFLGSFGPGLLYLLTITIFTALIFPVAVAYKSIGLNIVICVVIALIIHLKLLNSSLTQLYNAEAWIAVSSNLICLNVVCVALLDMLVKGLQKTITQEAHLQMQLKEESTKLEHLIETLKLKNQELEQFAFITSHDLQEPLRTITTVVDNLEQQNKGELNEMTSVYLGFIAQSAVRMRTLITGLLEYSRLGKDKLLEKVDCNKVLHECLTDLRAYIQENQATITSSSLPELQAYGLELKLLFQNLISNAIKFRQKNISPQIRITAVQEANYWVFSVADNGIGIEERFREKIFVIFHRLHSRTAYEGTGIGLAHCRKIAELHRGKIWVEANPEGGSIFRFKILII; from the coding sequence ATGAGTTATTGGCGGCAATACAGGCAATTCACGGAAAAAAATTTACTAGGCAAGAATAAACCAGAGATAGAAGATTTGGCTTATTGGCGCGATAAAGTTTTTACGAATGCCATTGTATTTTTTTTACCGGTAAGTTTAGTGGCTTTAATCCCGGGCGTATGGGTGTCGTTAAAAGAAGGCTTATTATTTTTAGCTTTCGTTGATATTGTAACCGTTCTTTCTTTTGTTCTGATTGCTTTTCATACCCGTTTAAGTTTAGCTTTCCGGAAAGTTTTAGCTATGGCCATGCTCTATCTGTTGGCCGTGATATTGCTTCTTTTTTTGGGTTCTTTCGGGCCAGGCTTATTATATCTGTTAACCATCACTATTTTTACAGCTCTAATTTTTCCGGTAGCCGTTGCGTACAAAAGTATTGGCCTTAACATAGTTATCTGCGTGGTTATTGCGCTCATTATTCATCTTAAGCTGCTAAACTCGTCTTTAACGCAGTTATATAATGCAGAAGCCTGGATAGCGGTTTCTTCTAATCTTATTTGTTTGAATGTGGTTTGTGTAGCGCTGTTGGATATGCTGGTGAAGGGTTTACAAAAGACGATAACCCAGGAAGCGCACTTACAGATGCAATTAAAGGAAGAAAGCACAAAACTGGAGCACCTAATTGAAACCTTAAAGCTCAAGAATCAAGAATTAGAACAATTTGCCTTTATCACTTCTCACGACCTCCAGGAGCCTTTGCGTACCATTACCACCGTGGTTGATAATCTGGAACAACAAAATAAAGGGGAACTGAACGAAATGACCTCTGTTTACCTCGGCTTTATAGCGCAATCAGCGGTAAGAATGCGCACTTTAATAACGGGTTTACTGGAATACTCCCGGCTGGGAAAAGATAAATTGCTGGAGAAAGTGGATTGTAATAAGGTTCTGCACGAATGTTTAACCGATTTAAGGGCGTACATCCAGGAAAACCAGGCCACTATTACGAGTAGCTCCCTACCTGAACTACAGGCCTACGGATTAGAATTAAAATTATTGTTTCAGAATCTCATTAGTAATGCCATCAAATTTCGTCAGAAAAATATTTCCCCGCAGATTAGAATAACTGCCGTACAAGAGGCTAATTACTGGGTATTTTCGGTAGCCGATAACGGCATTGGGATTGAGGAACGATTCCGGGAAAAGATATTTGTTATTTTTCACCGGTTACATTCCCGAACTGCTTACGAAGGTACGGGTATCGGACTGGCCCATTGCCGGAAAATTGCGGAATTACACCGGGGTAAAATTTGGGTGGAAGCCAACCCGGAAGGAGGCAGTATATTTCGTTTTAAGATACTTATTATTTAG
- a CDS encoding RidA family protein, with product MTPEAHFEKLGLELPPAPTPLGVYKPLLLDGKYCYVSGHGTVKSDGSLIIGRIGQDMTPEDGKIAARQVGLAILATLKANLGSLNRVKRVIKVFGMVNCVPTFEKHPFIINGCSELFAQIWGEENGIGVRSAVGMGSLPDNIPVEIEALFELI from the coding sequence ATGACACCAGAAGCGCACTTTGAAAAATTAGGTTTAGAGTTACCGCCTGCTCCTACACCTTTGGGAGTTTACAAACCCTTATTGTTAGATGGCAAATATTGTTACGTATCAGGGCACGGCACCGTAAAATCCGACGGCTCCCTTATCATTGGCCGTATTGGCCAGGATATGACACCCGAAGACGGCAAAATAGCGGCCCGCCAAGTAGGGTTAGCCATTTTAGCCACCTTAAAAGCTAATTTAGGCAGCTTAAACCGCGTAAAAAGAGTGATTAAAGTATTTGGTATGGTAAATTGTGTACCAACTTTTGAAAAGCATCCCTTTATCATTAATGGCTGCAGCGAATTATTTGCTCAGATTTGGGGAGAAGAAAACGGCATTGGCGTAAGAAGCGCCGTAGGTATGGGTTCGCTGCCCGATAATATTCCGGTAGAAATCGAAGCTTTGTTTGAGCTGATATAA
- the trxA gene encoding thioredoxin encodes MAKKSFQELISAPGMPVLVDFYADWCGPCKTMAPVIEQVAKTHAGKLKVIKINVDNNQAVSQQYRIQGIPTLILFHQGRILWRQSGVVPAHQLNQIIGQQVANVV; translated from the coding sequence ATGGCTAAAAAATCGTTTCAAGAACTAATTAGCGCCCCGGGCATGCCGGTTTTAGTAGATTTTTACGCCGACTGGTGCGGCCCCTGTAAAACCATGGCTCCCGTAATTGAACAAGTGGCCAAAACTCACGCCGGCAAATTAAAAGTAATTAAAATTAATGTAGATAATAACCAGGCCGTATCACAGCAATACAGAATCCAAGGTATTCCCACCCTGATTTTATTTCACCAGGGCCGAATTCTCTGGCGTCAATCGGGAGTAGTGCCGGCGCACCAGCTTAACCAGATTATTGGGCAGCAAGTGGCCAACGTAGTGTAA
- a CDS encoding sensor histidine kinase, whose amino-acid sequence MVYNNFRVRLLLKILKLVLTISLLAFVLIYQHWYVSAFCLLLVIIAQVYFLLEYVEQTNRELTRFFSAIRYSDFTQRFAPEGKNTTFQSLYHEFNEVIIAFQRIKAEKEANHLYLQTIVEHMSIGILVFDAEGEVKLFNKAAKEILRLPYLKNIQALERTSLELLTTLYSLETGDSKMVTINREEDSLSLALRATQLQLQGEQLKIISLQNIRSEMEEQELEAWQKLIRVLSHEIMNSITPVVSLASSIHDLVAQDLITQTAGGQVAIDEDVMADVQTGLLTIEKRSEGLLHFVHDYRKLARVPKPVLKSVKLKTLFEQIDALMRTEMGYHKVKFALYVPKDDMEISADVELISQVLINLIKNAMEACVGCENPQVEVFAYCDPMENNRVRIDVKDNGPGIPDDIIDKIFIPFYTTKKEGSGIGLSLSRQIMRLHRGTLRVSSQSGKQTVFSLLF is encoded by the coding sequence ATGGTCTATAATAATTTTCGCGTCCGCCTGCTGCTCAAAATACTCAAACTGGTATTAACCATTAGCCTTTTGGCTTTCGTCTTGATTTATCAGCATTGGTATGTATCGGCCTTTTGCTTGTTGCTGGTTATTATTGCCCAAGTTTATTTTCTGCTCGAGTACGTAGAGCAAACCAACCGGGAACTTACCCGATTTTTTTCGGCTATTCGGTACTCCGATTTTACGCAACGCTTTGCCCCGGAAGGTAAAAACACCACTTTTCAATCGTTGTACCACGAGTTTAACGAAGTAATAATAGCTTTTCAGCGGATTAAAGCCGAGAAAGAAGCCAATCATTTGTACCTCCAAACCATTGTGGAACACATGAGCATCGGCATTTTAGTTTTTGATGCCGAAGGAGAAGTCAAATTGTTTAATAAAGCAGCTAAAGAAATACTCCGGTTACCTTATTTAAAAAACATCCAGGCTTTAGAGCGCACCAGCCTGGAGTTGTTGACTACTCTATATAGTCTGGAAACTGGCGACAGTAAAATGGTGACCATTAACCGGGAAGAGGATTCTTTATCGCTGGCTTTGCGGGCCACGCAATTGCAATTACAAGGAGAGCAGTTAAAAATTATTTCGCTGCAAAACATTCGCTCGGAAATGGAAGAACAGGAACTAGAGGCCTGGCAGAAATTGATTCGGGTATTATCGCACGAAATTATGAATTCCATTACGCCGGTAGTTTCGCTGGCGTCGAGCATCCACGATTTGGTGGCGCAGGATTTAATTACTCAAACGGCTGGCGGTCAGGTGGCTATAGACGAAGACGTAATGGCGGATGTGCAAACCGGTTTACTAACCATTGAAAAACGGAGCGAAGGTTTACTGCACTTTGTGCACGATTACCGCAAATTGGCCCGGGTACCGAAACCCGTCTTGAAGTCAGTGAAACTAAAAACTTTATTTGAGCAAATCGATGCTTTAATGCGCACCGAAATGGGGTATCATAAAGTAAAATTTGCTTTGTACGTACCCAAAGATGATATGGAAATTTCCGCCGACGTTGAGTTGATTAGCCAAGTATTAATAAACCTGATTAAAAATGCCATGGAGGCCTGCGTGGGTTGCGAAAATCCGCAGGTAGAAGTATTTGCTTATTGCGACCCCATGGAAAATAACCGGGTGCGAATTGATGTAAAGGACAACGGACCGGGTATTCCGGATGATATTATTGACAAAATTTTTATTCCGTTTTACACTACCAAAAAAGAAGGTTCCGGCATTGGTTTAAGTTTATCGCGGCAAATTATGCGTTTGCACCGCGGCACTTTGCGGGTAAGCAGCCAGTCGGGCAAGCAAACGGTTTTCTCGTTGTTATTCTGA
- a CDS encoding phosphoglycerate mutase family protein, which produces MKTIAFTFAVLISLLSFYLFSQAETINPVQASKSKTTVIYLVRHAEKNTANPEDKDPDLTPAGYARAQALQRYLQNIPVDAFLASPYKRTRLTLEPTAAGHEIVTYQAHGYKALQQMITQKYAGKTVVVAGHSNTLLDIIETFGAPKPVPAIADSKYDYIFKLTLRPGKKAKVETATYGTPTI; this is translated from the coding sequence ATGAAAACAATTGCCTTCACCTTTGCCGTTTTAATAAGTCTGCTTAGCTTTTACCTTTTTTCTCAAGCTGAAACAATTAACCCGGTTCAAGCAAGCAAATCTAAAACTACGGTGATATACCTGGTACGGCATGCCGAAAAAAACACGGCCAATCCCGAAGATAAAGACCCCGATTTAACCCCCGCCGGTTACGCGCGGGCCCAGGCTTTACAACGTTATTTGCAGAACATTCCGGTAGATGCATTTTTAGCCTCGCCTTACAAACGCACCCGACTTACCCTGGAACCGACGGCGGCAGGTCACGAAATAGTTACGTACCAAGCCCACGGTTATAAAGCTTTGCAACAAATGATAACGCAAAAATACGCCGGTAAAACTGTTGTAGTAGCCGGGCATAGTAATACTTTGCTGGATATAATTGAAACTTTTGGAGCACCTAAACCGGTACCTGCCATTGCCGATTCGAAGTACGATTATATTTTTAAGCTAACGCTCCGACCCGGCAAAAAAGCAAAAGTAGAAACAGCTACCTACGGCACTCCTACCATTTAA
- a CDS encoding DUF92 domain-containing protein translates to MGIHFWFVLLLLGLGMFMSVAAGKLTVTGAITGGLLGMAIYLGAGYTGMVLLGLFFILGTAATSWKLQYKQDLGLAEINKGRRTASQAFANAGIAAILGLLAYFFPVKADLFRVMLAASFASATSDTLSSELGIVYGRQFYHVLTFRKGTRGLNGVISLEGTAFGFIGSGLIGFVFGLGFGWSWAIGVIIIAGVLGNLFDSILGAALENPGYLSNDAVNLLNTLFAALSAGVLYLVIN, encoded by the coding sequence ATGGGTATTCATTTTTGGTTTGTTCTGCTCTTACTTGGGCTGGGTATGTTTATGAGCGTAGCGGCTGGTAAGTTAACGGTTACGGGTGCTATTACCGGCGGCTTGCTAGGGATGGCGATTTACCTGGGAGCAGGATATACCGGAATGGTTTTACTCGGCTTGTTTTTTATTTTAGGAACTGCGGCCACTTCCTGGAAACTTCAATACAAACAAGACTTAGGTCTGGCCGAAATAAATAAAGGTCGGCGCACGGCTAGTCAGGCCTTTGCTAACGCGGGAATAGCGGCTATTCTGGGCCTTTTAGCGTATTTTTTTCCAGTTAAAGCAGATTTATTCCGGGTAATGCTGGCCGCTAGTTTTGCTTCGGCCACTTCCGATACGCTCTCTTCCGAATTAGGTATTGTGTACGGGCGCCAGTTTTATCATGTTCTTACCTTCCGGAAAGGTACTCGCGGTTTAAACGGGGTAATTAGTCTGGAAGGAACAGCTTTTGGCTTTATTGGGAGTGGATTAATCGGCTTTGTATTCGGCCTGGGTTTTGGGTGGAGCTGGGCCATAGGAGTGATAATTATAGCTGGTGTTCTCGGAAACTTATTCGATTCTATTTTAGGCGCCGCTTTGGAGAACCCAGGATATTTATCGAACGATGCAGTTAATTTGCTGAATACTTTATTTGCCGCGTTATCAGCCGGGGTACTTTACCTGGTAATTAATTAA
- a CDS encoding D-TA family PLP-dependent enzyme yields MIETDALAWYTITNIDTIDTPALIVYPERVKQNIQLLTSMVSGLEWLRPHVKTHKMAEVTNLLLEAGITKFKCATIAEAEMLAQAGAPDVLLAYQPVGPKINRLLQLVQKYPNTTFSCLVDNLPVAQSIAALFAPANLTLPIFLDLNVGMNRTGIVPGPEALELYQTCYRLNGIQPIGLHAYDGHLRDPDINLRKIACDAAFEPVAAMAAEIMAKGYVKPIIVAGGSPTFPLHAQRPGVECSPGTFIFWDYGYSTTLSEQSFQFAALVATRVISKMDAETLCLDLGHKAIAAESPLPRVIFLNAPDAQPISQSEEHLVVKVTFGNTYQVGDVFYGIPIHICPTCALYDKAYVAEDNTIKTQWAVVSRNRFITV; encoded by the coding sequence ATGATTGAAACCGATGCTCTTGCCTGGTATACGATCACCAATATAGATACCATTGATACACCGGCGCTGATTGTTTATCCGGAGCGAGTAAAACAAAATATTCAGTTGCTTACCTCTATGGTATCGGGGTTAGAATGGTTGCGGCCGCACGTAAAAACGCACAAAATGGCCGAAGTAACCAATCTTTTGTTGGAGGCCGGTATTACTAAATTTAAATGTGCCACCATTGCGGAGGCCGAAATGCTGGCTCAGGCGGGAGCGCCCGACGTGCTTTTAGCGTATCAACCGGTTGGTCCTAAGATAAATCGATTATTGCAATTAGTACAAAAGTACCCGAATACGACTTTTTCCTGTTTAGTAGATAATTTACCCGTAGCACAAAGCATTGCCGCTCTATTTGCCCCGGCAAATTTAACCTTACCTATTTTTTTAGATTTAAACGTAGGCATGAACCGGACGGGCATTGTGCCTGGTCCGGAAGCCTTGGAGCTATACCAGACTTGTTACCGCTTAAACGGAATACAACCAATTGGTTTACACGCCTACGATGGCCATTTGCGTGACCCGGATATAAATTTACGAAAAATTGCCTGTGATGCCGCCTTTGAACCGGTAGCTGCTATGGCCGCCGAAATAATGGCTAAGGGTTATGTAAAACCTATTATTGTAGCGGGTGGTTCGCCTACTTTCCCCCTTCATGCTCAGCGACCCGGAGTGGAGTGTAGCCCTGGTACTTTTATCTTTTGGGATTATGGGTACAGCACCACTTTGTCTGAGCAGTCTTTTCAGTTTGCGGCTTTAGTAGCAACCCGTGTTATTTCTAAAATGGATGCCGAAACGCTTTGTCTCGATTTAGGCCATAAAGCCATTGCCGCCGAAAGTCCTTTACCCCGCGTAATATTTCTGAATGCCCCTGATGCGCAACCCATTTCGCAAAGCGAAGAACATTTGGTTGTGAAAGTAACCTTTGGTAATACGTACCAGGTAGGAGATGTTTTTTACGGTATCCCCATCCATATATGCCCTACGTGTGCCCTTTACGATAAAGCCTACGTAGCCGAAGATAATACCATTAAAACCCAATGGGCCGTAGTTTCCCGTAACCGGTTTATTACTGTCTGA
- a CDS encoding alpha/beta hydrolase yields MIFSTLPSKAQEKGSKISLWPKGAPGFESRRNEPEQAKDWWVKNIHNPSITVFLPPKEKATGAAVIICPGGGHRELVYNAEGVEPAAFLNNLGVAAIVLKYRLGREENSPYNVEKHPRQDAERAMRLVRSHATEWDIDSKRIGLMGFSAGGEVANMVAYGPGTGDPKASDPIDRLNSKPNFLVLIYPGPGYIPATIPTDAPPAFLLAANNDPCCGGSTVELLQKYRAAKVPVEAHILAQGSHGFNMGQRSKLNSVATWPQRLADWLSDNNFLLPAGSTQVKKPE; encoded by the coding sequence TTGATTTTTTCAACGCTTCCCAGCAAAGCACAGGAAAAAGGAAGTAAAATCTCTTTGTGGCCGAAAGGAGCCCCTGGTTTTGAAAGTCGCCGCAATGAGCCGGAACAAGCCAAAGATTGGTGGGTGAAAAATATACATAATCCATCTATCACCGTTTTTTTGCCGCCGAAAGAAAAAGCTACCGGAGCGGCGGTAATTATTTGTCCGGGTGGCGGTCATCGGGAGCTGGTTTACAATGCGGAAGGAGTAGAACCGGCGGCATTTTTAAATAATTTGGGAGTAGCGGCTATTGTGCTTAAATACCGCTTAGGCCGGGAAGAAAATTCACCTTATAACGTCGAAAAACATCCCCGCCAAGATGCCGAGCGCGCCATGCGTTTGGTTCGCAGCCATGCCACTGAGTGGGACATAGATTCAAAACGCATTGGACTAATGGGATTTTCGGCGGGTGGTGAAGTGGCCAATATGGTGGCCTACGGACCAGGAACCGGCGACCCAAAAGCTTCCGACCCGATTGATCGCTTGAATAGTAAACCCAATTTTCTGGTATTAATCTATCCTGGTCCGGGTTATATACCGGCAACAATCCCGACCGATGCACCACCGGCTTTTTTATTAGCGGCGAACAATGATCCGTGCTGCGGTGGTTCTACAGTTGAACTGTTGCAGAAATATCGCGCCGCTAAAGTCCCCGTGGAAGCGCACATTTTAGCGCAAGGTAGTCATGGTTTTAACATGGGCCAGCGGTCGAAGTTAAACTCGGTTGCTACCTGGCCGCAACGCCTTGCCGATTGGCTTTCGGATAATAATTTTTTACTCCCCGCGGGCAGTACTCAAGTCAAGAAGCCGGAATAA
- a CDS encoding MCP four helix bundle domain-containing protein, whose product MQYLYRIHRKAKPALLLLVVVAIILGSSFIEKSLIKDMNTSVSSIYKDRLIPASELFHLNDLMYNKRLILEKYLEQPSPENTLPTEQQLAIYTSQIHSLIQKFETTYLVDEENKTFQEFKENMNRYNTLEKKLLTHTDLATSAPASEKEIAGVFTQIHQKLVALSDIQVKVGEELVNSSEAANGSARILSNLQIAIVLIITLVIQQALLMDSNPLIPKNLKNFRLN is encoded by the coding sequence ATGCAATACTTATATAGAATTCATCGAAAAGCAAAACCAGCGCTACTTTTACTGGTAGTGGTGGCTATTATATTAGGCAGCAGTTTTATAGAGAAGAGTTTGATCAAGGATATGAATACTTCGGTTTCCTCTATTTATAAAGACCGCTTGATTCCGGCTTCCGAGCTTTTTCACCTCAACGATTTAATGTATAATAAACGGCTCATCCTGGAAAAATATTTAGAGCAGCCTTCCCCCGAAAACACCTTACCTACTGAACAACAACTGGCTATTTATACTTCCCAGATTCATTCTTTAATTCAAAAGTTTGAAACCACCTATTTAGTAGATGAGGAAAACAAAACCTTTCAGGAGTTTAAAGAAAACATGAACCGGTATAATACCTTAGAGAAAAAGCTTTTAACTCATACTGATTTAGCTACTTCTGCTCCAGCCTCAGAAAAGGAAATTGCCGGAGTATTTACGCAAATCCATCAGAAGTTGGTAGCACTCAGCGATATCCAGGTAAAAGTGGGGGAAGAACTAGTTAACAGTTCCGAAGCGGCAAACGGTAGTGCCCGTATTTTAAGTAATCTGCAAATCGCTATCGTTCTTATTATTACTTTGGTTATCCAACAAGCCTTGCTAATGGATTCTAACCCACTCATTCCAAAAAATTTAAAAAACTTTAGACTGAATTAA
- a CDS encoding EamA family transporter yields the protein MWILFALLAALTSAIVVTLSKAAIKDVDSNLVFAIQAIVILLVSWGVVTWQGNVSDVGQIERRTWIFLGLAGFLTCVSSLLAFYALKMGDASRVSPLERLSLVFAIIFAVIFLKEKIEWPVVLGAVLMAIGAIIIAVSGYSSK from the coding sequence ATGTGGATTCTCTTTGCTTTATTAGCCGCCCTTACTTCTGCCATTGTGGTAACTTTATCTAAAGCCGCCATTAAAGATGTGGATTCTAACTTGGTTTTTGCTATCCAGGCTATCGTTATTTTATTAGTTTCGTGGGGAGTAGTAACCTGGCAAGGCAATGTTTCAGACGTGGGGCAGATTGAGCGGCGCACTTGGATATTTTTGGGTCTGGCTGGCTTTTTAACCTGCGTTTCGTCGTTGCTGGCTTTTTATGCGCTTAAAATGGGCGATGCCTCTCGCGTATCGCCGCTCGAAAGATTATCGCTGGTATTCGCTATTATTTTCGCGGTTATTTTTTTAAAGGAAAAAATAGAATGGCCGGTAGTTTTAGGAGCCGTGCTCATGGCAATCGGAGCTATTATAATTGCCGTTTCCGGTTATTCATCTAAATAA